The Syntrophotalea acetylenivorans genome contains the following window.
ACCGCCAGCACCTTCATCGGCTCAACGGGCATGGGCAGACGATAGACCAAACCCGTGACAATATTGGTCAGGCCCATCATCACCAGCAAACCTGCGGGATCAAGACCACAGACCACAATGTAGCCGATAGCCAGGGGAAACAGGGTGCCAAAATCCCCCATGGCGCCGGCCAGTTCACTCAGATTGAATTCAAAGGACTTGATCTTCACGGTTTTACATCCCTTTTCCGGCAGAGGTGAGCATCAAGGCCATTCTGCCACAGATCACTTTCGCAAACAAAAGCCCTCCCCGTCAACAGAGTCGACAGGGAGGGCCAATGAACTGATCATATCAAACGGTAGTGATTAACACTTAGTCGTAGATGAAGAACAGGGGCTGACCGTTCTTACGGAAGTCAGCAATGGCTTTCTGGCCTTCGGGGCCGGTCAGGAAGGCAATGAAGGACATCGCCAGGTCGTAGTTGACATGGGGGTGCAGTTTCGGATTGACGGCAATCACGCCATAGGGGTTAAACAGGGCGGCGTCGCCGGCAAACAGAACCGGCAGTTCGATCTTGTCCTGATAGGCGATGAAAGTGCCACGGTCGGTAATGGTGTAACCCTGCAGTTCGTTAGCCATGGTGATAACCTTACCCATGCCCTGACCTGCTTCGATGTACCAGTCACCGGCAGGAGCAACACCGGCTGCTTTCCAGAGATTTTTTTCTTTGGTGTGGGTACCGGAGTCGTCACCACGGGAGATAAACTTGGCCTTGGCGGCAGCAAGCTTTTCAAAAGCTTCGGCAGCGGTCTTGGCCGACTTGATGCCTGCCGGGTCGTTTTGGGGACCGATGACCACAAAGTCGTTGTACATAACGTCGCGGCGGTTTACACCGTTGCCGTCGGCAACAAATTTGTCTTCTTTAGAACGGGCATGAACCATGGTCACGTCTACGTCGCCGGCAACAGCCAGTTTGATCGCCTTGCCGGTACCGACAGCGATAACGTCAACCTTGCAGTCATACTTTTTTTCAAAAGTGGGCAGCAGTGCATCGAGCAGACCGGAGTTGTCAGTCGAAGTGGTGGTGGACAGCTTCAGGCGCTCCATGGCCAGGGCGCCGGTGCAGAAAAAGGCCAACAGGGTCAGGGTAACAATTGACAGTCGAAAGATCGATTTCATTAGTTGTGCTCCTCCTTGGGTGCCAAAATGGCGGGTTAAAAAAACAACAGTTTCTGCCCTACAGAACAGAAGTACCAGTAACAATTATGACTTTGGCAACAACGGCCGCGGTTATCACTATCTTTATATTGCGCGGCGATGTTATCACTTTCTTTATATTGCGCCAAGAAAAATTTCAACCGGATTGATAAAGAACACCTTAGATATTAATACCGCCAAAGTAGTTGAGTGGTGCATAAACAGGATAGTCGGAAAGTTCAGGAAGGGGGGGATCGCAGGGATCTATGGCGTAAAGACAAAGGGCGGATTGCTGTAACAGCAACCCGCCCTGAGAGACATTTCAAACAAACAAGAGAACTGGCAAATGCACTGCAATTACCGCCCTTCGTTGGGATAGACCATCTTGCCGGTTAGCTCCAGATCATACCCTGGCAGGTAATCGACCAAGGCACGAAATTCGGGCTCGTGCAGCAATCCGAGGAAAAGTTGCACTCCCTGATCAAAAAAATGTTCTTTGGGCACCAGCAAATCAAAACGCTCCCAGCCAAGAGAAATAAAGTCGAGGCCGAGTAGAGCCGCTACCGGACGGATGGTCGGGCCGAGATCGGCTTGACCGCAAAGCACCTCAAGGCCGATGTCGAAATGGCGGGCCACTTCATGGCCGTAGCCTTTGATCTTGGCGGACTGCAGACCGGCTTTTTGCAACTCGCGATCGAATAAAATTCGTGTGCTGGTGTCCAGGGAACGATTCACCACCGTCAGCTTCTTTGCCACGATATCGGCGACACCGCTAATGCCCAGGGGATTGCCCTTGGCCACCGCCAGCCCTTGCTCACGACGGCAGAAATTAACCACGGCCGGCAACGAATCGAGCTCGCTGGCGGCAAAAGAAAAGTTGAAATCCCGCCCATCTTCTTCAGCCAGATGGCTGGTAGCCATGTGACAGAGGCCGCGCCTCAAGGCTTTAAGGCCACCGAGGCTGCCGAAAATACCGAAGGTCGCCAGGTAGCCGTTATTCAGACGCATAAAGAGGTTAAGGGTTCGTTCGAAAAGGACATCATCGCTACCAGCCACCATCAGCTGACCGGAGCGTAAAGAAGCCGTTTCCGACTGAGGAACATTAATGGTTCGACTCTCGACCCACTGCTCGACCAGATGGCGAGGGAACAGCCACTTGCCGGTAATCTTGGTCGCGGGCAGTCCTTTTTCGGTGATCAACGTATAAACCATCTTTTCGTTGACCCCAAGGAGCTGGGCGACCTGTTTGGTGGATAAAAGCTTATCCATATCTTGTCCCTGGGAAAATCAAACCTGAACCATCTGCCGATACCGAGAAATATCCTAACCCGACAGAGCCAGCGAGACAAGAAGGATCTCAGATAGTTTCCAGCCTGAGCCCCTTCTCTCCGAGTTCTTTGTTGGCCTCTTGCAACAGTCCTTCCGCCGAGACCACGCCTACGGCGCTGGCATCCCAACCGGAGAGCAAATAGGTCTCGACCAGCCGCATTAAAGTAGCCCGGTCGACGGCCAGAATTCCCTGGCGCAGAGCCTGCCGGCTCGCGGCACTGAGTCCCTGTAACCGGTAGCCGAAACCGCGCTGGCCTTTGCCCGCTGGCGAAACCGGTCGATCAAGGTTGCCAAACACCGCCAGAATGGCCTCGCGGATATCTTCATCGTTAAAGGATCCAGCCGCCGCCCACTCCGTAGCATCGCGATACACCTGCAGGGTTCGCAGCAGATGGGGATCCCGGTAAGAAAGCATGGAGAAAAGTCCCAACTGGGCATCGTAGGTGGCCATACCGCCATAAGCACCTCCCTTCTCCCGCACCTCGCGATGTAGATAACAAGCACGCAACAACTTAGCCAAAACCAGCAAGCCGGCGGCATCGGCATGAGTCATGGGCACCGTCGGGAACACTCGAGCCACGTAAGAAACAGGCACCGCAGCCGCCCAGCCCACTGCCGCCTCGCCAACGGCCAACTCCACAGGTTTTCCCGTCGGCTCATCGCCAGCGGGAATCGCCGCAAGAAAGGCTTGCAAAGGAGCATCGATGACAGCAAAGGCCTGTTCCTCAGCGGTCACCGAGCAACGCAGCCGCGAACGACACAGCACCAGCTCGGCCAGACGCTGCATGCGACCGGCAAACTCAGCCAATTGCTCGGGCTGTAGAGCCGCCAGCTTTTTGACCTCCCGTACCAAGTGCAGGCCACCCCACTCCTCCCTCAAACGGCCACAGGACGACAGAGCCGCTCCGGCACTGCGGGCCGCGTAGCTGTGGCCGGCCCCGGGAACACCATTTTCCAGGGAAACACTCAGTTGGTTGATTACCGTATGCAATCGCTGCAAATCACTGAAATCGGGAGCGGTGAAGAGATCGGTCAGGATCTCATACATCGCCTGCTGATTGCGCAGCAAAGCCTTGCTTCTCACCTCGAAAGCCAACTGGAAGTCTTCAAGGGAGTTAGGATCGCAGATCACCGTGCCGCTGGCCTGAACCCCGCCAGTCGAAGCAGAAATCCGTTCGGCCATCTGCAGATAGCTGTGACCGGCCGCACCAATCTTGGGCAGCAAAGTACCGAACAGGGGAACCAGGGGAAGCAGATCTGCCGGCAGATCATTCATTACCAGGCTGGTGGTGAAGTAACCGATACCGTTGGTCGGTTGGGGAAAACGGTACAGGGAGCAACCGGCAAGTTGCTCCTCCTGGCAGGGCACGGGACGTTCCGTCGCCGGGATATCGCTCAGCTCCAGAGTCGGCAGGCAGGACAGATCCTCTTCCTCCTCCTGCGCCTGCTGCAGCTCCTTGCCTAATCGGACCAGTTCCTGACGATCGGCAGCGCTGAGTTTTGAGGAGATATCTTGCAGGCGATTGTTCAAATCCTCTTCCTGCCGTTCCTTCAACTTCGCATCGGGCTGCAGCAGCAGGGTAACCCGATGCGGATTATCCAGCAGTTGGCGACGAATCAGATTTTCGAAGAAGGGCCCGGCATCCAATTCTTGCCGCAGCCTGGCTAAATTAGCATCCAGCAGCAGTGGCGAAACGGGATCGTCATTGTGCAGCCAGGGACCAAACATGCGCATGAGCAACAACAGAGCGTAGGGATACTGATCGCCGACTACTTCACGGTGGGAGAGTTCCAGCTGATGAATCGCGGCTTCGACCCGATCGGAACTGAACCCCTCTTCAGCCGTCTGCTCTAGGGTTTTCAGCACCAGTTCCTCAATGGCGTCGAGCTGCTCCGGGTCGGTGCCCTGCAAGCCAGCCGCCAGGAAAGTCTCCCGCTGGTCATCGTGATAGCCGGTACCCGGCGCCAGATTTTGTCCGAGCCCAGACTCGATCAGGGCCTTGTACAACGGCGCAGCCGGGTTGCCGAGCAACAATTGGGAGAGCAAACTTAGAGCGAGATTTTCAAAACTGTCAGAAAGGGGGCAGGTCAGCCAGGCCACCTGAACCATGGAACGCTGGCTCAGCGATTCGCCCTCCGCAATGGGAAATCCTTCGGTGACGCGCTGCGGCGCTTTAAACCGCACCTCGTCAGGCACGGCCGTATCGACTTCGAGCGGCTCGAAACGCTGCAGGACCTGTTCCTCGATCACGGCCAGGTGCTCCTCCAGAGGCAGATTGCCATAACTGAAGAAATAGGCGTTGGCGGGATGATAGTAGCTACGATGGAAGTCGACCAGCTGCTCATGGGTCAGGTCGAGAATGGCTTCCGGCTCTCCTCCGGAGTTAAAACCGTAGGTAGTCGTCGGAAACAGGGCCTTGGTCAGACGCCGGTGCAACAAAGAACCGGGGTCGGCCATGGCGCCTTTCATTTCGTTATAAACCACCCCCTTGAAGGCCAACGGCGAGCTGGCATCGGCCGCTTCGGTATACTCCAGACGGTGACCTTCCTGACGAAAATCCCGTTCCCGCAGTAGAGGGAAAAAGGCGGCGTCAAGGTAGATACCCATCAGGTTGTAAAAATCCTTGCGATTCTGGGAAGAGAAGGGATAGAGAGTCCAGTCGCTGGAAGTCAGGGCGTTCATAAAGGTGTTAAGACTGCGTTTGAGCATGGTGAAAAAGGGATCCCGCACCGGATAACGCCGGGAGCCGCATAACACAGTATGCTCCAGGATATGGGCCACCCCTGACGAGTCGCCCGGCGTGGTACGGAAACCGACCCCGAAGAGATTATTATCGTCCTCGCAGGCCAGATGGACCATCCGGGAACCGAGTCGCTCATGACGCAGCTCGACAAGAGTCAGGTTCAGCTCGGCCAAAGGGGTGACGCCGGTGACAATAAACCCGTGCCGCCGCTGACCAGCCTGCCATTCACAATCCATCATAGGCCGTAGCCTCCTATTTTTAAAACTTCAGTTGTTGGCGCTGAATGCTCAAAGAGGCTCCGATGAAATACCGAAGACCAGAACTTTTCTCCAGAGTTGGGGAGCCCTCCGTTTAACACAGCATACAGCCAAAGACAATCATGTTCACTTGTACGCGCCTATTTATCCGCGAGTAAAAGTCGATCATGCAGATCGATGACAATGGCCGTACAGTCATCATCGGGCGGGTCGGGGGCACCGAACTCTCGCAAGGCGTCAAACAAGCGATCGAGAAAGTCCAGATGCGGGTCGGGATGATTCAGCAACAGCTGTTCGATACGTTCGCTGCCAAAAGACTGTCCTCTGGCATTGAAGCTGTCGCTGATGCCATCGGTATAAAGCAGCAGGCGGTCATCGGCTTCGAATTGAAAGGTCTCTACCTCTAATTCCGGGTCACTGAAGTATCCGAGGGGCGAGGCGGTCGGTTGCAGGGCGAAGACTTCATCGCCCCGCCTCACCAAAGGAGCCACATGGCCGGCGTTGACATAAATCATCATCAGGCTGGCCGGATCGATGATACTGAAAAAAAGAGTGGCCGAAAAATAGTGATCAAACTTGCGCGAGCGTTTCGCAAAAAACTGCAAAAAGGCATTGGCTTCGGCCACGATCTGCTTCGGTAGACAGCCGCTGGTCGAAGCCCGGTGCAGATAACCGTAAAGCAAGGACATCACTACGGACGCCTGCAAGCCATGACCGGTGACATCGCCGAGGAAAACTACCTGGCAACCGTCGGGCAATGCAATGAATTCAAAAAAATCGCCGCCCAATCCCAGTGCCATGCGGTTTTTGACCCCCATGCAACACCAGTCGCAGGACGGTGAACTCTTGGGAAAGAGCAATCGCTGGACCTTGCTGGCCAGGTCGAGGTCAAGATCGATGGTCGTTGAATTCGCCATGGGACTCCTCGGCTTAGTTTATCCTGCTTAAATGTTTCAGTGCTAGAACTCAGTGAATCGCTTATCCAGCAGATGGCGGGGTTGTATATTACCCAAGGCGCCGAGCAGACTGCCTCGCAAATGAGGTATATCGCCGCTCAGATCCTTGATCAGCCGCTTCATCCGCCGGCGATTACGATCACCGTCGCTGCCAGCCGGACAGGCGCAGGCGATCGTCGGAAAATCATTGGCGTAACTGAACTCGACAATATCCCGCTCTTCGACGTAAACCAACGGCCGAATCACCGTATGCCGACCGTTATCGGCCTGCAGTTTAGGGCTCATGGCTTTAAGGGTGCCGACAAAAAACTGGTTAAGAAGCAGGGTCTCGATAAAATCGTCCGCATGATGGCCGAGAGCCAGCTTGTTGCAACCTAACTCATCCATCACCGAGTAGAGCACCCCGCGCCGCAGGCGGGCGCAGAAAGAACAGTAGGAAGAACCGGGCCGGCGCTTGGTTTCGATAATCTGATAGCAGTCGGTCAGCTCCATACGGTTGGCGAAACCATATTCCTTCAGATGCTGAGCCAGCGGTTCCGTGCGGTAACCGGGAAAGCCGGGGTGGACGTTAACCGTGATCAGCTCGTAGCGGACCGGCGCCCGGCGGCGCAAACTATCGAGGATGTGCAGCAAGGTATAGCTGTCCTTGCCACCGGAGACGGCCACCGCGATGCGATCCCCTTCTTCAATGAGATCGAAATCACCTATAGCCTTGCCGACCTGTTTTCTGATTTTACGAAAGAGACGATCTTCGATGATGGCCAAACGGTTTCCTCCCTTGCCTGCCGTGGAAGATGTTGTAAGCCATTTTGGGGGATTTTGCAAGGTCCGGCCTAATACTAATGAGTACCGCTGGCCCCGTGGTTAGCATGTTCCGGGCGCAATCCCAACAGCCGACGAACATCCTCCAAGACCAGATAGAGAGCCGGAATCAGCAGCAAGGTGATGCCGGTGGCGAAGAGGATACCAAAACCCAGGGAGATGGCCATGGGGATGAGGAACTTGGCCTGCATGCTGGTTTCAAGAATCATCGGTGCCAAGCCGAAGAAGGTGGTCAACGAAGTCAGCAGAATGGGCCGAAAACGCCGCCGACCGGCCTGCAGCAAGGCCTCGCGCAGGCCATCTCCGGCCCGACGACGGGTATTGACATAATCGATCAGCAACAGTGAATCGTTGACCACCACCCCGGACAGGGCGACGATACCGAACACGCTCATGATGCTCAGACTATAGCCCATGAGCAAATGACCGAGGGCGGCACCGACCACACCGAAAGGAATGGCCACCATGATCAGCAGTGGCTGGCTGTAGCTGCGAAAGGGAATCGCCAGCAGGGCAAAAATACCGAACATGGCCAGCAGATAGCCACGCTTCATGCTTTCCATGACATCTTTGAACTCTTTGGCCTCTCCCTCCATATTGAAGGTCAGGCCGGGATAGTCTGCAGCCAGGTCCTGCAACAGACTGCTTTTCAGTTCGGCCAGAATTTCCTCGGCATTAGCCTGCCGATCATCAACGTTGGCCGTGACATTGATAACCCGCTTGCGATCGGTACGGTTGATACTGTCGAAACCGCGCCCCGGCTCGACGGCGGCCGCCCGATCCAGGGGCAGTTCACCGCCATTAGCCAATCGCACCCGCAGCGACTCCAGATTCCACAGATGGCGACGATCCTGCTCCGGATAGCGCACCATGACCCGCACCTCGTTTCGACCTCGCTGCAGACGTACCGCCTCGGCTCCGTAAAAGGCGGCTCGCAGCTGTCGACCGAGTTCCTCCTCGGTAATACCAAGAGTACGGGCCTCACTGCTGAGTCGGAATTTAAGTTCTTTTTTCCCCCGCGAATAACTGCTGGCAATATCATCGACGCCCGGATAATCCCCAATAGCTGCTTTCAGGCGGTCGGCGGCCTGGGCAAGCACAGCAAAATCCTCATGAGCCAATTGGATATCGATATTGGCCCCCATCTGCACCAGATCGGTGGTAAAAGTCAGAGAATCGACACCGGGAATTTCACCGACCAGAGCCCGCCAACGGCTCGCCACCTGCGAAGCACTGATTATGCGCTGTTCGCTCGGCGTAAGAAACACGGCAATGGTCGACAGATTAGAACCGCTGGTTGTGACGACTCCCCCAGGGCCGCCGCCCTTAATGCTGCTGCCGATCAGGGAATACATATTACGCAGGATAGTCTCGTTCTCGGCATCTTGTTCATCGAACTCGGCGATAGCCGCCCGGCCTTGTTCCTCAATGAATTGCTGCACACGCCGGGTCTCGGCAACGGGCGTACCGGGCAACATGACCAGGTCGACCAGAATCAGCTCCCCATCGACCTTGGGCATGAAACGAAACTTGAGAATGCCGCCGCCCACCAGACCGGCACACAACAGCAGGATACTGATTGCCGCCGCCACCGTCACATAGCGCCAGGTCAGCACCAGCTGGAGAAGCCGGTGATAGGGCCCATCGATAAAGGCCCGCAGCTTGCGGCCAAAGCCAAGACGCACCCGTTCAATAGCAGCCAGAAAACCATCTTTACCCAGGGGTCGCGGTCCGCCTGTAGCCAGGTGAGCCGGCAGAACAAAGAGCGATTCGACAAGGGAAATCACCAGCAGAATAATAACCACCACCGGAATGGTCTTGATAAACTTGCCCATGGTGCCGGAGATGAAAAGCAGTGGGCAGAAAGCTACCACCGAGGTCAGAATGGCAAAGATCACCGGTGGCGCCACCTCGATAGCCCCGTCTATAGCAGCCCGAAGATAAGGTTTCCCCTGCTGGCGATGTTCAAAAACATTCTCTCCCACCACAATGGCGTCGTCCACCAGAATCCCCAAGGCCATGATAAAGGCGAACATGGAGATCATATTTATCGACGCATCAAAGACCGGGAGAAATAACAGCGCCCCAAGAAGGAGATGGGAATCCCCAGCATGACCCACAAGGCCAGGCGCACCTCAAGAAACAGGCCGAGCACCAGTAAAACCAACGTCAGGCCAAGCATCGCGTTTTTAGTCAGCAGGCTCATGCGACTGGCGAAAATCTCCGAAGTATCGTTCCACACCGCCAGTTTTATCGAGTCCGGCAGACGTTGGCGTTTTTGTTCCACATAACTTTTGACGGTGTCCGAAATCTCCGTCGGCTTCTGGTCACCGACCCGAAAGACCTTGACCATGGCCGCCGGCTGGCCGTCGAAGCGGGCAAACTCATCCGTTTCACGAAAAGAATCTTTGACGGCGGCGATTTCCCCCAGGCGGACCTCGGTGCCATCCGAATTGTTTACCACCACGATCGATTCGTATTCGCGGCCGAGATAGCGGCGTTCCTTGGTGCGAACCAGAATCTCGCCACCGGTGGTCTTGATCGTGCCGCCGGGCATATCAAGGGAGGCCTGGCGAATGCGCCGAGCGACCTGGTCTAAGGTCAAACGATAACGACGTAGATTGGCTTCGGAAATTTCGATGGAAATTTCATAGGGACGCACACCGGAAAGATCGACCTGGGTGATGCCCGGCAGGGTGAGCAGCTCCTCGCGCATGGTCTCGGCCTGCTCCCGCAGGCTGCGCTCGGTCAAATCGCCATAGACCACCACCGAAACGACCTCGCTGCGATTCAACAACTTGGTGATCACCGGTTTTTCCGCTTCTTCGGGAAAAGTAATAATGCGATCGACCTCGGTCTTTATATCCTGCAGCACCACATTGGGATCGGCACCGGTCATCAACTCGGCGGTCACCGTTCCGTAGCCTTCCAGAGCCAGGGCTTTGAGCTGCCGGATACCATCGACCCCGGTGAGATTTTCCTCGATCTTGAGTAGAATACCGTCTTCGACTTCCTCGGGGCCGGCTCCCGGGTAAGATACGGCCACCTGGACCTTGTCCAGGGCCACTTCGGGAAAAACTTCCTGCTTTACCGACAGGCCAATGATCAAACCACCAACCACAAAGGCCAGCATCAGCAAATTGGCGGCCACATGGTTTTGAGTCATCCAACGAATGGCCCCGTTCATGTTCCGGCCTCCTCCCCACGCACTCGCACCTTGAGACCTTCGGCCGCACCAGCCAGGGCGCTAACGATAACCCGCTCACCGTCCTGCAGGCCGCTCCCTATAATGACCGAATCTCGTTCGCGGCGCAGCACCTGCACAGAGCGAATATGCAACAGAGAATCCGAATCGACTATCCAGACCGTATTGTCGTCCCGCAAGGCGCGACGGGGCAGGACGCTTACCGCAGGCAATTGCTTTCCCTGCAGTTCCAAATCGACAAAGCTGCCGACAGCCAACGGTGGACGTTCATCAGTCGCCGGCTGTTGCCGTAGATAGGGATCGTCGACCGCCACCACCACTCGAGCCATGCGGCCCAAGGGATCGACCTCTCCCAGAGTCCGCACCACTTTTCCCGGCCAATCATAATTCAGCGTCCCCGCGACAAAACGTACCGTAGCCGCCGCTCCCTGACCAGCGCCACGGGGGATATCCAGCCAGGGCAAAGCATCCAGAGGGAGCGGCACCACAATCTCAGCCGTATCGGTACCGAGCAAGGTACCGACGGTGGCCCCCGCCCGCACATACTGCCCAAGGTCGATACCCTCACTGAGAACCAGGCAGTTGAAGGGAGCACGCACTTCGGTTCGTTGCAGATTGATTCCCGCCTGTTTTAAAGCGGCTTTAGCGGCAGTCACTCGCCCCTCGGCGTTCTTGAGCTGCGGCTCGTAAAGCACCAGCGGGTTGGGATCCCCCTTCCCCATTTGCAGACGCTGCCACTCGTCACGGGCCACGCGCGCCCGCCCCTTTACCATGGCCAATTCCAGCTCGGCAGCTGCCAAGTCGGCCTCGGCTTGTTCGACCGCCAGACGATAATCGATATCTTCAAGCAGAAAGAGGATGTCTCCCTTTCCAAACATGCCCCCGGCAATAAATTCATCGGCCAACTTGGTGACCCGACCGCTCACCTGGGCAACGATTTCGGTCTGCTGGCGGGCCTGTACGGTACCGGTGGCAGCTACCGTCACGATATGATCGCCACGCTGCACCGTCACCGTTTCCACCAACACTCCGGCAAACTCCCTAACTTCCTTGACCGGAGCCTGACGGCTGGCAAAAAGCGCCATCAGTATGGCCACACCGACCCCCAGCACCAGAAAAGGCAATACTACTTTCAGCACAGTTGTTCGACTCATATCTATGTTCCTTTGTCTTGTCTACTTTGACAGACGTTCTCCAACAAACGAATCCATCCAGCTGCCCCCCAGGGCGCGGGCCAGGGAAATACGGGCCACGATGCGCTGGCGCTTCGCTGCGAGCAGGGCGCTTTGCGCCTCGGCATGGGCAATCTGGGCGGTCAGTACCGGTAAATATTCTGAAAGTCCCTGCAAGTAGCGCTCGCTGGAAAGACGCAAGGATCCGGCGGTAGCGGCCACCCTCTCCTTCA
Protein-coding sequences here:
- a CDS encoding substrate-binding domain-containing protein, coding for MKSIFRLSIVTLTLLAFFCTGALAMERLKLSTTTSTDNSGLLDALLPTFEKKYDCKVDVIAVGTGKAIKLAVAGDVDVTMVHARSKEDKFVADGNGVNRRDVMYNDFVVIGPQNDPAGIKSAKTAAEAFEKLAAAKAKFISRGDDSGTHTKEKNLWKAAGVAPAGDWYIEAGQGMGKVITMANELQGYTITDRGTFIAYQDKIELPVLFAGDAALFNPYGVIAVNPKLHPHVNYDLAMSFIAFLTGPEGQKAIADFRKNGQPLFFIYD
- a CDS encoding helix-turn-helix transcriptional regulator, whose translation is MDKLLSTKQVAQLLGVNEKMVYTLITEKGLPATKITGKWLFPRHLVEQWVESRTINVPQSETASLRSGQLMVAGSDDVLFERTLNLFMRLNNGYLATFGIFGSLGGLKALRRGLCHMATSHLAEEDGRDFNFSFAASELDSLPAVVNFCRREQGLAVAKGNPLGISGVADIVAKKLTVVNRSLDTSTRILFDRELQKAGLQSAKIKGYGHEVARHFDIGLEVLCGQADLGPTIRPVAALLGLDFISLGWERFDLLVPKEHFFDQGVQLFLGLLHEPEFRALVDYLPGYDLELTGKMVYPNEGR
- a CDS encoding insulinase family protein gives rise to the protein MMDCEWQAGQRRHGFIVTGVTPLAELNLTLVELRHERLGSRMVHLACEDDNNLFGVGFRTTPGDSSGVAHILEHTVLCGSRRYPVRDPFFTMLKRSLNTFMNALTSSDWTLYPFSSQNRKDFYNLMGIYLDAAFFPLLRERDFRQEGHRLEYTEAADASSPLAFKGVVYNEMKGAMADPGSLLHRRLTKALFPTTTYGFNSGGEPEAILDLTHEQLVDFHRSYYHPANAYFFSYGNLPLEEHLAVIEEQVLQRFEPLEVDTAVPDEVRFKAPQRVTEGFPIAEGESLSQRSMVQVAWLTCPLSDSFENLALSLLSQLLLGNPAAPLYKALIESGLGQNLAPGTGYHDDQRETFLAAGLQGTDPEQLDAIEELVLKTLEQTAEEGFSSDRVEAAIHQLELSHREVVGDQYPYALLLLMRMFGPWLHNDDPVSPLLLDANLARLRQELDAGPFFENLIRRQLLDNPHRVTLLLQPDAKLKERQEEDLNNRLQDISSKLSAADRQELVRLGKELQQAQEEEEDLSCLPTLELSDIPATERPVPCQEEQLAGCSLYRFPQPTNGIGYFTTSLVMNDLPADLLPLVPLFGTLLPKIGAAGHSYLQMAERISASTGGVQASGTVICDPNSLEDFQLAFEVRSKALLRNQQAMYEILTDLFTAPDFSDLQRLHTVINQLSVSLENGVPGAGHSYAARSAGAALSSCGRLREEWGGLHLVREVKKLAALQPEQLAEFAGRMQRLAELVLCRSRLRCSVTAEEQAFAVIDAPLQAFLAAIPAGDEPTGKPVELAVGEAAVGWAAAVPVSYVARVFPTVPMTHADAAGLLVLAKLLRACYLHREVREKGGAYGGMATYDAQLGLFSMLSYRDPHLLRTLQVYRDATEWAAAGSFNDEDIREAILAVFGNLDRPVSPAGKGQRGFGYRLQGLSAASRQALRQGILAVDRATLMRLVETYLLSGWDASAVGVVSAEGLLQEANKELGEKGLRLETI
- a CDS encoding PP2C family protein-serine/threonine phosphatase; the encoded protein is MANSTTIDLDLDLASKVQRLLFPKSSPSCDWCCMGVKNRMALGLGGDFFEFIALPDGCQVVFLGDVTGHGLQASVVMSLLYGYLHRASTSGCLPKQIVAEANAFLQFFAKRSRKFDHYFSATLFFSIIDPASLMMIYVNAGHVAPLVRRGDEVFALQPTASPLGYFSDPELEVETFQFEADDRLLLYTDGISDSFNARGQSFGSERIEQLLLNHPDPHLDFLDRLFDALREFGAPDPPDDDCTAIVIDLHDRLLLADK
- the ttcA gene encoding tRNA 2-thiocytidine(32) synthetase TtcA; amino-acid sequence: MAIIEDRLFRKIRKQVGKAIGDFDLIEEGDRIAVAVSGGKDSYTLLHILDSLRRRAPVRYELITVNVHPGFPGYRTEPLAQHLKEYGFANRMELTDCYQIIETKRRPGSSYCSFCARLRRGVLYSVMDELGCNKLALGHHADDFIETLLLNQFFVGTLKAMSPKLQADNGRHTVIRPLVYVEERDIVEFSYANDFPTIACACPAGSDGDRNRRRMKRLIKDLSGDIPHLRGSLLGALGNIQPRHLLDKRFTEF
- a CDS encoding efflux RND transporter periplasmic adaptor subunit encodes the protein MSRTTVLKVVLPFLVLGVGVAILMALFASRQAPVKEVREFAGVLVETVTVQRGDHIVTVAATGTVQARQQTEIVAQVSGRVTKLADEFIAGGMFGKGDILFLLEDIDYRLAVEQAEADLAAAELELAMVKGRARVARDEWQRLQMGKGDPNPLVLYEPQLKNAEGRVTAAKAALKQAGINLQRTEVRAPFNCLVLSEGIDLGQYVRAGATVGTLLGTDTAEIVVPLPLDALPWLDIPRGAGQGAAATVRFVAGTLNYDWPGKVVRTLGEVDPLGRMARVVVAVDDPYLRQQPATDERPPLAVGSFVDLELQGKQLPAVSVLPRRALRDDNTVWIVDSDSLLHIRSVQVLRRERDSVIIGSGLQDGERVIVSALAGAAEGLKVRVRGEEAGT